From Sphingopyxis sp. YR583, one genomic window encodes:
- a CDS encoding COG3904 family protein, whose product MNPWIKSLTAWTAMVACTAATPPGMEMDPDNPTCPAEPNWSDYKTMVLTPFKRSGETVLLAEGRIDSELPARLEKILTDNPAISEIWIRSPGGDARAGNAAGLLIRKFSKERQMVTRIPSGWTCFSACNFVFMGGRARTIDPGGHFMVHMFTMTGDKNAIQSSVAMGADSTTELISDVEREAALMATEDNDLLIRLDVSRDLLSDIMYRQKAVATESDRSTRRCLTPAEALRYNVINISPD is encoded by the coding sequence ATGAACCCTTGGATCAAATCGCTCACGGCGTGGACTGCGATGGTGGCATGCACCGCGGCGACGCCCCCGGGGATGGAGATGGACCCCGACAATCCCACCTGCCCCGCAGAGCCCAACTGGTCAGACTACAAGACGATGGTGCTGACGCCGTTCAAGCGCAGCGGCGAAACCGTGTTGCTGGCCGAGGGGCGCATCGACAGCGAGCTGCCCGCCCGGCTCGAAAAAATCCTGACCGACAATCCGGCGATCAGCGAGATCTGGATCCGGTCGCCGGGCGGCGATGCGCGGGCCGGCAATGCGGCGGGGCTGCTGATCCGCAAGTTCAGCAAGGAACGCCAGATGGTGACGCGCATTCCGTCGGGATGGACCTGTTTCAGTGCGTGCAATTTCGTCTTCATGGGCGGTCGCGCTCGCACGATCGATCCCGGCGGCCATTTCATGGTCCATATGTTCACGATGACCGGAGACAAGAACGCCATCCAGTCGAGCGTCGCGATGGGAGCCGATTCCACGACCGAATTGATCAGCGACGTCGAACGCGAAGCCGCGCTGATGGCGACCGAGGACAATGACCTGTTGATCCGGCTCGACGTCTCGCGCGATCTGTTGTCGGACATCATGTACCGGCAAAAGGCGGTCGCGACCGAAAGCGACCGATCGACCCGCCGATGCCTGACACCCGCAGAGGCGCTGCGCTATAATGTAATCAACATCAGCCCCGATTAG
- the ybeY gene encoding rRNA maturation RNase YbeY, whose product MLSVETHAATPWPDPLDWEARAGEAVAAALALTPYASLADAAPLVEVSVRLTDDAEVHTLNRDFRGKDKPTNVLSFPQVQDDLLESLANSDDAEILLGDIVLARETCAREAEEKGISIPDHATHLIVHGTLHLVGYDHMDDASAAAMEALEVKALASLGIANPYADQD is encoded by the coding sequence ATGCTGAGCGTCGAAACCCATGCCGCGACGCCATGGCCCGATCCGCTCGACTGGGAGGCGCGGGCAGGGGAGGCGGTCGCCGCGGCGCTTGCGCTGACGCCCTATGCCTCGCTCGCCGATGCTGCGCCGCTCGTCGAGGTGTCGGTGCGGCTGACCGACGATGCGGAGGTGCATACCCTCAACCGCGACTTTCGCGGCAAGGACAAGCCGACCAATGTCCTCTCCTTTCCGCAGGTGCAGGATGACCTGCTCGAAAGTCTCGCCAACAGCGACGATGCCGAAATCCTGCTCGGCGACATCGTGCTGGCGCGCGAAACCTGCGCGCGCGAGGCGGAAGAGAAGGGGATTTCGATCCCCGATCATGCGACGCATCTGATCGTTCACGGGACGCTGCATCTGGTTGGATATGACCATATGGACGACGCCTCCGCCGCCGCGATGGAGGCGCTCGAGGTGAAAGCGCTTGCATCGCTGGGCATCGCCAATCCATATGCGGATCAGGATTAA
- a CDS encoding hemolysin family protein translates to MPDDQGSSNRSEEDSSRPGLLSGLKTLLFGDDKEPSLREQIEEVIDEAEEDGPERRGSSVVGDLSPIERKMLRNLLHFGEQTVDDVAVPRADIIAIPESASFADIVALFAEAGHSRLPVYRENLDEVVGMIHVKDVFAVLAEGRTPPPLLDLIRQPLYVPQSMGVLDLLAEMRAKRTHLAIVIDEYSGTEGLLTIEDLVEEIVGEIEDEHDDEPTVLFAPGDGGCWEADARAELDDVGEAIDPRLAEVEEDVDTLGGLAAVLAGHVPEVGEILQHPSGWRIEVTEADERRVHHLRLHPPVVVDLEAPSETGD, encoded by the coding sequence ATGCCCGACGACCAGGGATCTTCGAACCGATCGGAAGAGGACAGTAGTAGACCCGGACTATTGTCCGGGCTGAAAACGCTGTTGTTCGGCGACGACAAGGAACCGTCGCTGCGCGAACAGATCGAAGAGGTCATCGACGAGGCCGAGGAAGATGGGCCGGAACGGCGCGGCAGCAGCGTCGTCGGCGACCTCTCGCCGATCGAGCGTAAGATGTTGCGTAACCTCCTGCACTTCGGCGAGCAGACCGTCGACGATGTCGCGGTGCCGCGCGCCGATATTATCGCGATCCCCGAAAGTGCGAGCTTTGCCGACATCGTCGCGCTGTTCGCCGAGGCCGGGCACAGCCGCCTGCCGGTCTATCGCGAAAATCTGGATGAAGTCGTCGGCATGATCCACGTCAAGGACGTGTTCGCCGTACTTGCCGAAGGACGCACGCCGCCGCCTTTGCTCGACCTGATCCGGCAGCCGCTTTACGTCCCGCAGTCGATGGGCGTGCTCGACCTGCTCGCCGAAATGCGCGCGAAGCGGACCCATTTGGCGATCGTAATCGACGAATATTCGGGGACCGAGGGGCTGCTCACGATCGAGGATCTGGTCGAGGAAATCGTCGGCGAGATTGAGGACGAGCATGACGATGAACCGACCGTGCTCTTCGCGCCCGGCGACGGGGGATGTTGGGAAGCCGATGCGCGCGCCGAACTCGACGACGTCGGCGAGGCGATCGACCCGCGGCTTGCCGAGGTGGAGGAAGATGTCGATACGCTGGGCGGCCTCGCCGCCGTGCTCGCGGGCCATGTTCCCGAGGTCGGTGAAATCCTCCAGCATCCGAGCGGCTGGCGTATCGAGGTGACCGAGGCAGACGAACGCCGCGTCCACCATTTGCGGCTTCACCCGCCGGTGGTCGTCGATCTTGAGGCGCCGTCGGAAACCGGGGACTAG